The Lysobacter oculi genomic sequence ATTGGCCAGCGGCAAATACATCAGCGCGATGCAGCTCGACGAACTGCGCGCCAACCGCACCGCCTCCGAAGCCCGCCTCGGCACCGCCCGCGCCGCGCGCGATGCCTCCGCGCTCCGCCGCAGCTTCGCCGACCTGCGCGCACCCGCCGACGGCCTGATCAGCAAGCGCCTGGTGCAGCCGGGGCAAGTGGTCGCCGCCGGTTCGCCGCTGATGCACCTGATCAAGGACAGCCGCCTGGAATGGCGCGCCGAACTGCCGGCCAGCCAGCTCGCCAGCGTCAAGCCGGGTGACGTCATCCGCCTGACCACCGAAAAGGGCGAACCGGTGGAAGGCCGCGTGCGCGCGGTCAGCCCCGGCGTGGATGCCACCACCCGCACCGGCACGGTCTTCGCGGACCTGCCGGCCGGCCTGCTCCAGTCGGGTGCGTTGCAGCCCGGCGCGTTCCTGTCCGGCCGCGTCGATACCGGCGTGTCGGAGGTGATCGCCGTGCCGGAGAAGGCGGTGGTGCCGCGCGACGGCTTCCCCACCGTGTTCATTGTCGATGCCGAATCCACCGCGCGTCCGCGCCGCATCGAGACCGGCGGCAAGGATGGCGGCTACGTCGAAGTGCGCAAGGGCCTTGAGTCCGGCGCGCAGGTGGTGGTCGAAGGCGCCGGCTTCCTCGGCGATGGCGACAAGGTGCGCGTGGTGCCGGCGTCCGCAGCGGCCGATGCCGCGAAGGCCACCCCGTGAGCGGCACCGGCACGCCGCCGCCGCCCGCCGCGGGCGAACGCAACACGCTGGCGACCTGGGGCATCCGTAACCCGGTCCCGGCGATGATGCTGTTCTTCGTGCTGTGCGTGGCCGGGTTGTGGGGCTTCCACAAGCTGCCGATCGCGCGCTTCCCCGACATCGCCTTCCCGATGACCGTGGTGACGATCAGCCAGCCGGGCGCCTCGCCTTCGCAGCTGGAAACCGAAGTCGCCCGCAAGGTCGAGGACTCGGTGGCCACGCTCGACAACGTCAAGCGCGTCACCTCCACCGTGGTCGAAGGCGTATCCACCACCGCCATCGAATTCAACCTGGACGCCGACCTGATGACGGCGCTCAACGACACCAAGGACGCGGTCACCCGCATCCGCATGGACCTGCCGCAGGACATCCAGGAACCGATCGTGTCGAAGGTGGAGATCGGCGGCTCGCTGCTCACCTACGCGGTGGCCGCGCCGGGCATGGCCGATGACGAGCTGTCGTGGTTCGTGGACCGCTACGTCACCCGCGCGCTGTACGGCGTGGACGGCGTGGCGGCGGTCAACCGCATCGGCGGCGTGGACCGCATGGTGCGCGTGGACCTGGACCCGCAGGCGCTCGAAGCCTATGGCGTCACCGCCGGCGAGGTCTCGCAGCAGCTGGCGCTGACCCAGGTCGAACGGCCCGGCGGCAAGGCCGAACTCGGCGGCGAATCGCAGACCATCCGCACCATCGCCACCGTCGCCGACGCGCAGCAGCTGGCCGATTTCAGCATCACCCTGGGCGATGGCCGCTCGGTGCGGCTGTCGTCGCTGGCGCGGGTGCACGATGCCACCGCCGACGCCACCCAGCTGGCGCTGCTCGACGGCAAACCGGTGGTGGGTTTTTCGATGTCGCGTTCGCGCGGCGCCGACGAACTGCTGGTCCGCGACCACGTCAAGGACGCGCTGGCGACGCTGGCGAAGGAGCATCCCGGCGTGTCGTTCCAGCTGATCACCGACATGACGCAGGAGACCGAGGACTCCTACACCTCGTCGATGGAGATGCTGTGGGAAGGCGCGCTGCTGGCGCTGGCGGTGGTCTTCCTGTTCCTGCGTGACTGGCGCGCGACCTGGGTGAGCGCGATCGCGTTGCCGCTCTCCATCATCCCCACCTTCGCGGTCATCCACTGGCTGGGCTTCTCGCTCAACATGATCACGCTGCTGGCGCTGAGCGTGGTGGTGGGCATCCTGGTGGATGACGCGATCGTCGAGATCGAGAACATCGTCCGCCACCTCGGCATGGGCAAGAAGCCGCTGGAAGCCGCGCGCGATGCCGCCAACGAGATCGGCGTCGCGGTCATCGCCACCTCCGCCACGTTGGCCGCGGTGTTCGTGCCGGTGGCGTTCATGCCCGGCATCCCCGGCAAGTTCTTCCGCGAGTTCGGCTGGACCGCCGCGACCGCCGTGATGTTCTCGCTGCTGGTGGCGCGCCTGTTGACCCCGATGATGGCGGCCAACCTGCTCAAGCCGCATCCCGACAACGTCGCCGATTCCAAGGTGATGAAGCGCTACCTGGGCTGGGTGGACTGGGTGCTGCACAACCGCTGGAAGACGCTGGGCATGGCGACGCTGTTCTTCATCGCCTCGCTGGCGCTGGTGCCGTTCATCCCCGCCACCTTCATTCCGCCGGCCGATTCCGGCCGCAGCATGCTGTCGCTGGAACTGGCGCCGGGCACGCGCATCGAAGACACCACCCGCGTCGCCGAACGCGCCCGCGTGTTGATCGATGACATCCCCGAACTCAAGCAGGTGTTCACCCAGATCGGCAGCGTTCCGAACCTGGGTGATCCCGGCAAGTCCGGCGATGCCAGCGTGCGCAAGGCGGTGATGACGCTCGACTGGGGCAAGGTCGATGACCGCGACCGTGGGCAGAAGACGCTGGAACAGGCCGTGCGCGACCGCGTGTCCAGCCTGCCGGGCGTCAAGACCAGTTACCTCAGCACCGAGCCGGGCGAGCAGATGATGCTGGTGCTGGCCGGCGACGATCCCAACACGCTCGAAGCCGCCGCCGCCGCGGTGGAGCGCGAGGTCCGCGCCAATATCAAGGGCATCGGCAGCGTGTCGTCCACGGCATCGTTGCTGCGTCCGGAACTGCAGATCCGCCCGGACCCGGCACGCGCCGCCGATCTCGGCGTGTCCACCTCGGCCATCGCCGAGGCCGCGCGCGTGGCCACCGCCGGCGACTACACGCAGCGCATGGCCAAGCTCAACCTGCCGGACCGGCAGATCCCGATCCGCGTCGGTTTCGCGCGTGATGCGCTGGAAGACCCGGCCACCATCGCCCAGCTGCGCGTGCGTGGCCGCGCCGGTGCAGTGCCGCTGGAGGCGGTGGCCGACATCGACGCCGGCAGCGGCCCGTCGGTGATCAGCCGCTACAAGCGCCAGCGCAACATCACCATCACCGCCGAACTCAACGGCCGTCCGCTGGGCGACGTGATGAACGAGGTGCAGAAGCTGCCTTCGGTGCAGAAGGTGCCGGCCGGCGTGTCCTTCATCAACACCGGCGACGCGGAGATCTTCGTCGAGCTGTTCTACGGCTTCGTGCTGGCGATGATCGCCGGCATCGTCTGCATCTACATGGTGCTGCTGCTGTTGTTCAAGCACCCGATGCAGCCGCTGACCATCCTCGCCGCCATCCCGCTGTGCGCAGGCGGCGCGTTCGGCGCGTTGCTGATCACCCAGAACATGCTGTCGCTGCCGGCGTTGATCGGCCTGTTGATGCTGATCGGCATCG encodes the following:
- a CDS encoding efflux RND transporter periplasmic adaptor subunit; amino-acid sequence: MLVNPAASSRLTRAIVLALAATLAVGACKKGEDKDKAAAEAASSALPVSTQPAMKREMASGLTVSGPVSPVEDMQLGVEVSGLRVTALNVDVGQQVRRGQVLLTLDHRMLDSDLAQANAALREAEAGAQLARSNLARGQQLASGKYISAMQLDELRANRTASEARLGTARAARDASALRRSFADLRAPADGLISKRLVQPGQVVAAGSPLMHLIKDSRLEWRAELPASQLASVKPGDVIRLTTEKGEPVEGRVRAVSPGVDATTRTGTVFADLPAGLLQSGALQPGAFLSGRVDTGVSEVIAVPEKAVVPRDGFPTVFIVDAESTARPRRIETGGKDGGYVEVRKGLESGAQVVVEGAGFLGDGDKVRVVPASAAADAAKATP
- a CDS encoding efflux RND transporter permease subunit, whose amino-acid sequence is MSGTGTPPPPAAGERNTLATWGIRNPVPAMMLFFVLCVAGLWGFHKLPIARFPDIAFPMTVVTISQPGASPSQLETEVARKVEDSVATLDNVKRVTSTVVEGVSTTAIEFNLDADLMTALNDTKDAVTRIRMDLPQDIQEPIVSKVEIGGSLLTYAVAAPGMADDELSWFVDRYVTRALYGVDGVAAVNRIGGVDRMVRVDLDPQALEAYGVTAGEVSQQLALTQVERPGGKAELGGESQTIRTIATVADAQQLADFSITLGDGRSVRLSSLARVHDATADATQLALLDGKPVVGFSMSRSRGADELLVRDHVKDALATLAKEHPGVSFQLITDMTQETEDSYTSSMEMLWEGALLALAVVFLFLRDWRATWVSAIALPLSIIPTFAVIHWLGFSLNMITLLALSVVVGILVDDAIVEIENIVRHLGMGKKPLEAARDAANEIGVAVIATSATLAAVFVPVAFMPGIPGKFFREFGWTAATAVMFSLLVARLLTPMMAANLLKPHPDNVADSKVMKRYLGWVDWVLHNRWKTLGMATLFFIASLALVPFIPATFIPPADSGRSMLSLELAPGTRIEDTTRVAERARVLIDDIPELKQVFTQIGSVPNLGDPGKSGDASVRKAVMTLDWGKVDDRDRGQKTLEQAVRDRVSSLPGVKTSYLSTEPGEQMMLVLAGDDPNTLEAAAAAVEREVRANIKGIGSVSSTASLLRPELQIRPDPARAADLGVSTSAIAEAARVATAGDYTQRMAKLNLPDRQIPIRVGFARDALEDPATIAQLRVRGRAGAVPLEAVADIDAGSGPSVISRYKRQRNITITAELNGRPLGDVMNEVQKLPSVQKVPAGVSFINTGDAEIFVELFYGFVLAMIAGIVCIYMVLLLLFKHPMQPLTILAAIPLCAGGAFGALLITQNMLSLPALIGLLMLIGIATKNSILLVDYAVMAEDQHGMSQHDALIDACRKRARPVIMTTLAMGAGMMPLALGMAEGTSSTFRAPMAWAVIGGLITSTALSLIVIPATYTVLHDIGDWLAGKFRRDKPAAPAHA